A genomic stretch from Dermochelys coriacea isolate rDerCor1 chromosome 24, rDerCor1.pri.v4, whole genome shotgun sequence includes:
- the LOC119848030 gene encoding scale keratin-like, protein MSYSYCPPQDCYPDIVPRPCIDVRNEPCVTSCGDSSAVVYAPPVVVRFPGPTLATCPQDSIVGTTLPYLPARPGISYGSGGDFRGSIGSGGSYGGGYGGDYGGGYGGGNIVVYGGGARGGYGGGYGGSYGYGGSCGYSRKSYRTISGGGYSGSSYGNCGPC, encoded by the coding sequence ATGTCTTACTCTTATTGCCCACCCCAGGATTGCTATCCTGATATAGTCCCACGCCCATGTATTGACGTCCGCAACGAGCCGTGTGTCACATCATGTGGAGACTCGAGTGCAGTGGTCTATGCGCCACCAGTTGTTGTGAGATTCCCAGGACCAACTCTCGCTACTTGCCCTCAAGACAGCATTGTGGGAACAACCTTACCATATTTGCCCGCAAGACCTGGAATCTCATATGGTTCTGGTGGAGATTTCAGAGGCTCAATCGGTTCTGGCGGTAGTTATGGTGGTGGTTATGGGGGAGATTATGGTGGTGGTTACGGGGGAGGTAACATTGTTGTTTatgggggaggagccaggggtggTTATGGGGGTGGTTATGGAGGCTCATATGGTTATGGGGGCTCATGTGGTTATAGCAGGAAGTCATATCGTACCATTTCTGGGGGAGGATATTCTGGGTCCAGCTATGGAAATTGTGGGCCATGTTAA
- the LOC119847925 gene encoding scale keratin-like, with protein MSYCPPQDCYYDICPRPCIDVRNEPCVTSCGDSSAVVYAPPVVVRFPGPTLATCPQDSIVGTTLPNLPARAGVPYSSGGGFRGSIGSGVTYGGGYGGGYNGGGYWGGNGVVYGGGYNGGYGSGAWGGYGGGYGGSYGSGGSCGYSRKSYRSISGGRYSGSGYGNCGPC; from the coding sequence ATGTCTTACTGCCCACCCCAGGATTGCTATTATGATATATGCCCACGCCCATGTATTGACGTCCGCAACGAGCCGTGTGTCACATCATGTGGAGATTCGAGTGCAGTAGTTTATGCGCCACCAGTTGTTGTGAGATTCCCAGGACCAACTCTTGCTACTTGCCCTCAAGACAGCATTGTGGGAACAACCTTACCAAATTTGCCCGCAAGAGCTGGAGTCCCATATAGTTCTGGTGGAGGTTTCAGAGGCTCAATCGGTTCTGGGGTTACTTATGGTGGTGGTTATGGGGGAGGTTACAATGGTGGTGGTTACTGGGGAGGTAACGGTGTTGTTTATGGGGGAGGTTACAATGGTGGTTATGGGAGTGGAGCCTGGGGTGGTTATGGGGGTGGTTATGGAGGGTCATATGGTTCTGGGGGCTCATGTGGTTATAGCAGGAAGTCATATCGTAGCATTTCTGGAGGAAGATATTCCGGGTCCGGCTATGGAAATTGTGGGCCATGTTAA